Genomic segment of Candidatus Rokuibacteriota bacterium:
GGTTGGCGGAGTAGCGCCTGCTTCTGTGCGCCACGACCCATCCCACCAACCCCTGACCGAGGGGGAACTCGGCGCTCGTGTTGCTGGGTGCGGTGTCGCCCTGGCGAGCCCTGCTGGCCGCCAGACGTAGCACTGCGGCCGCCTCGTCCACGACCCAGAGCCGGGCCAGGTCGCCCTTCAGGAGGTCCAGGGCCGCGTCGGTCACCAGGTCGAGAATCCGGGCGCGCTCGAGCGACGAGGTGATCAGGTGGCCCAGCTCGGTGAGTCGCTTCATCCGCGACACGCGGGCCTGGACGGCATCGAGCCCGAGGACTGCCCCGGGGTCCACCAGCCGGGCGTCGCAGGCAGCGTTCGGGTGACCGACGATCGCTGTCAGGTCCTGGATCTGCCCTTCCATCCCTCAGGGGCCCCACGTCGCCACTCGGTGAACTGCATCGAGCTGTCCCGTCACGCGCAGCCCTCCGTTGCCCGTGTGTCGACATCCCGGCCTGCCATGCTGTCAGACCCGGTCAAGGGCGGGTCGGGGAGATCCCCGTAGACCATGCGGAGGCGTCCGTGGGAGATACACTTCCCCTTCGGACTAATCGGCAGCCAGCGGCCGCTTCCGGAGGGGCGCATTTCGAGCCGAGGGGCTCCGGACGAGCCGCAGGCGAGGACAGCCACGAGGCGAGGCCCGAGTTAATCTCGGAGGGCGCCGGCCCCAATTCGAGCGCCGGCTCCGCCGGCGCAACCCGGTGCGGGGGGAGGCTTCGGAGGGGGCCGTCGAGGCCCCCTCCGATTACTAGGCGAAGGCCAGCTCCAGCTCGCGCGAACCGCAGCGGGCCGAGCACAGGCGGAGGTCGGAGCGAGAGCTCGGGAAAGGTTCCTCGCACCGGGCGCACGACCGCACCCACCAAGCGCGGGGGTTCACCTCGTGCTTGAGGAACAGAAACACGGCGAGCGGGTGCGCAGTTTTCATGACGCGGCAGATCGCGTAGAAGTCGAGCCCGGCGCCGTTGTTGAAGAGGAGAGTGACTTCGGCGCGCTGCGCCTGGGTGAGCGGCCGGTACTTCGGGGCGTCGGGATCCCGGTTCATGGGCACGCCCTGGCGGGTCAGGCGCGCCAGGGCCGTGAGCACGCGCTTTCGGTCGCAGTTCAGGATCGCCGACATCTCTTTAATCGAGCAGCTCCGCCGGAGAAAGATCACCTGGGCGATGAAGGTCGGGTCCACCTTGAGCGAGATCGCTCTCCCGGCGGCATCGTCGGGGAAGCTCATCGCCACCCGGTGTCCTCCTCGGCGAGCCGGATGAACTCCGCCAGGAGCGTCTGGACCCGGTCCCGGCTCTCGCGGCCGGCAGCCTCCACACCGGCGTCCAGGTCGCCGAGCGAGAGGCCGCGGAGCCGCTCGACGTGCGGGCTGGACAGCGGCGGGCTCGAGACGGCCACCAGGAACAGCAGGGCTTCGGACACCCGCGATCGCGGGAGCAGGCGCAGGAGCGCCGCGCTGTCCCCATCCTGCGCCAGTTGACCGGCCAGCTCCAGGCCGTCGGCGCCGGCCCCCGGAAGCTCGCGGACCAGAGCAAGGGTGGCCAGGTTGAGCCGCACGACCCCATCGGCCAGGCGCGCGGCCAGCTCGTCGGCCGAGGGGCGAAGGGACGCCCGGGAAAGCTGGCAGGTCTGCTTGAGAAGCGTCACTCCCTCGAAGGGGTCCACGGTCCCCGCGCGCCGGGCGCGGGAGAACGCGCGCACCAGCGACATCTCCAGCTCACGGTAGCGGCGGCGCGCGGCAGCCCTGAGGTGTTTCACCTCGTCGCCGGCCGACGCGGTCTCCAGCGGGAACAGCTCGGATCGGACGACGGCCAGGGGGACCCGGTCGGGGGCTCGCAGCGGAAGGAGGGCCTGGGGGTGGCCCGCCGGCAGAACATTTTCGATGTCGCCCGCGCCACACTGCTCGCCGAACAGCGCCGTGGCTGCCGCCTGAAACCCGCGCCCTGACAGGCACCGCAGGTCGCTCAGCAGGGCGAGCAGGTTCCAGTTGAGGTTGCCGACGAGGCGTGCCAGCGCGGCGGCGCTCGACGGCAGAGATGATCCGCCGGCCCGTCCGGCCCCGTTCGGCACGAGGCGAACCCGCTCACCACGTTGCACGGCAGCTCTCAGGATCGTAGCCAAAGTGTTCCGTTGAGCGTCTGAAAAGACCAGCGTGACGACTGCCGATAAGTTGAGCAAGATCCGTTCCACGCAGGGGCTGAGACGCAAGTTCCTGATTTTCGGTACGCGGGGGAACTGGGGTCCGACCCGAGGTCAGGAGGGGCCAGGAAATCTTCCCGGCAGTGCAGGAAATTTTTCCCGGCCGGAACGGGATCAGCTCTCGGTGGGGGTACCGGCCTTCAGCTTGTTGTAGAGCGTTTTCGGATCGACACCCAGAATCCGCGCGGCCTGAGCCCGGTTCCCGCCCGTCCGTTCGAGCACCTTGGCAATGTAGCGGTGCTCCACTTCCTTGAGCGGCGGGAGTCCCTCGTCGGATTCCAGGGAGGCGGCCGCCACCGACAGGTGGAGCCCCACATCGGCAGCGGTGACCTCCTCTCCGTCGGAGAGGGCGACGAACCGCTCGACCATGTTCCTCAGCTCCCGGACGTTTCCCGGCCACGAGTGCCGGCAGAGCTCGGCCATCGCTTCCGGAACGATCTTCACCAGCAGGTGGCCCGGAGGGATGAGGAGCTGAAAATAGTGATTTACCAGGAGCGGGATGTCCTCGGCGCGTTCCCTGAGCGGTGGGACCCGGAGCACGATCACCCCGAGCCGGTAGTACAGGTCGTGGCGAAACCGCCCGGCCCGCACCTCCGCGGCAATGTCCTTGTTCGTGGCTGCCAGAACGCGGACGTTCACCCGGATCGTGCGCCCACTCCCGAGCCGGCGGATCTCTCCCAGGTCAAGGGTCCGGAGCAGCTTGACCTGCATGGCGGGGCTCATCTCGGCCACCTCGTCAAAGAAGAGGGTGCCGTTGTGGGCGAGCTCGAGGAGCCCGTGCTTCTGCGCCGTGGCGCCGGTGAAAGCGCCCTTCTCGTGGCCGAACAGCTCGGACTCCAGCAACTCGTCCGGCAGCGCCCCGCAGTTCACCGCCAGGAACGGCATCTCCCGACGCTGGCTGTGCCCGTGGATGTGACGGGCGGCCAGCTCTTTGCCGCTCCCGCTCTCGCCGACGATCAGCACGTTCGACTCGGAGAGCGCCGCCCTGTCCAGGAGCGTCTTGAAGGACTCCAGCGCCCGGCTCTTCCCGACCAGCAACGGGTCCGGCTCGGACTGGGACACCGCGCGACGGAGGGACCGGTTCTCCCGCTGCAGGCGGCGCCGCTCGGCAGCCCGCCTCACCACCTCGAGGACCTCGGCGAGGCGGAACGGCTTGGTAATGTAGTCGTACGCCTGCAGCTTGAGCGCCTCGATGGCGGTCTCGGTCTCGGCGTGGCCGGTGATGATGACGACTTCGGCTTCGTGGCCGTCGGCCCGCATGGCCTTCAGCACCTCGATCCCGTCCCGGCGCGGCATGCGCAGGTCGAGGAGCACGACGTCGAAATCGCGCGCGCGGAGTGCCTCATCGGCTGCGACGCCGTCCTCGGCGGTCTCCACCTCGAATCCCCGCCGGGCGAACTCCCGCGCGAGCCCCTCGCGGAGGCTGGCCTCGTCCTCGGCGATCAGGATCCGTAGCCGGTCCCCCATCAGCCGCGCTCTCCTTCGATCAGCAGCGGGAGCCGGACCACGGCCCTGGGCCGTTGTTCAGGGTCTCGGCTCTCGACCTCGATTTGGCCGCCGTGCTCCTCTGCGATCCGCTGGCTGACCGTGAGGCCAAGGCTGATCCCTGTGCCGTCCGTGCTCGCGGCCACCGGCGCCACGCTGATCTGCACCGTGGCCGGGGCGATCAGGGCCGTCGCCACGGTCACCGCCCCCCCGCCTGGCGCCGCGTCCAGCGCGTTGACGACGAGGCTCAGCATGAGCAGGCGGAGCATGGAGGGATCGCCCCAGACGATCGCCGGCCGCTCCGACGCGTGGCGGACGATGCGCTGCCTGGCCCCGCGCACCTCCAGCTCGGCGAGGCCGAGGGCCTCGGCGATCGGGACCTCGATGTTCACCCGCTCGTACCTCAGCGCCGGCCGCCGGGAGAAGTCGAGGAGCTGCCGGATGAGGGCCTTGCACCGGAAGACCTCCCGGGAAATGACCGAGGTCGCCTCGAGCAGGTGCGGGCGCGCCGGGGCGCCCGCCAGCTCTGGCGTGTCCAGAAAGCTCGCGAGAATCTCCGCGTGGAGCGCGATGGCCCCAAGCGGGTTGTTCAACTCGTGCGCCAGCCCCGCCGACAGGCGCCCCACCGAGGCGAGGCGCTCTTGCTGGAGAAGCGCGCGGAACGACTCGCGACGCGTCTCCGCCATGGCCCGCTCCGCCTGGACCAGCCGGACGTGGTCGATCGCGAGCGCGGCCTGGGCGGCCATGGTGCGTATCCGCTTGACATCTTCGTGCGCGAACCGATGGGAGAAGAGATAATCCACATGGGCGACGCCGACCAGCCGGGTCCCGACCGTCAGCGGCACCCCCAGCATTGAACGGATGCCGTACGTTTTGACGATCAGAGCCAGGCTCGCGTCCGCCGACAGGTCCTCGATCGCTACCGGCGCGAGAGTGCGCGCCACCTCGCCGACAAATCCCTCGCCGATCCGGGTGGCAAACGACCCGGCCACCTCGGGGGGGAGCCCGACGCTGGCCCGCGCGACCAGCCGGTCGCCTTCGACGAGCAAGATTCCCGCGGCCTGGGCCTCGGCACCCTTTTCGATCCGCCCCACCAGGTGATCGAGGAGCGTGTCGAGCGGAAGATCCCTCAGGCCACCCTCGGTGATCTCGAGGAGGAGCTGGAGGTCCTCCTCTATCCTCTGGAGCTGGGCGAGGCGTTCCACATCGCGGATCAGGAGACCCGCGACGAATGCCAGGGGGGTGAGCCGCTCCACGTCTTCGGTGGTGAAC
This window contains:
- a CDS encoding sigma-54-dependent Fis family transcriptional regulator, translating into MGDRLRILIAEDEASLREGLAREFARRGFEVETAEDGVAADEALRARDFDVVLLDLRMPRRDGIEVLKAMRADGHEAEVVIITGHAETETAIEALKLQAYDYITKPFRLAEVLEVVRRAAERRRLQRENRSLRRAVSQSEPDPLLVGKSRALESFKTLLDRAALSESNVLIVGESGSGKELAARHIHGHSQRREMPFLAVNCGALPDELLESELFGHEKGAFTGATAQKHGLLELAHNGTLFFDEVAEMSPAMQVKLLRTLDLGEIRRLGSGRTIRVNVRVLAATNKDIAAEVRAGRFRHDLYYRLGVIVLRVPPLRERAEDIPLLVNHYFQLLIPPGHLLVKIVPEAMAELCRHSWPGNVRELRNMVERFVALSDGEEVTAADVGLHLSVAAASLESDEGLPPLKEVEHRYIAKVLERTGGNRAQAARILGVDPKTLYNKLKAGTPTES
- a CDS encoding GAF domain-containing protein, producing MEQVLEGDGRFAMRNQGFGTFEGALRGLFAGPPNLQPETLLSRVIAVAVEGLEADAGTLAVPTSEAGPLRYACLGNLPSHLSIRSERCLAGLPRQSAGPILVDDYPVHPNAVPELVRLGVQTVLTYPLRVDGEWVGSLDLMRVTPRPFTTEDVERLTPLAFVAGLLIRDVERLAQLQRIEEDLQLLLEITEGGLRDLPLDTLLDHLVGRIEKGAEAQAAGILLVEGDRLVARASVGLPPEVAGSFATRIGEGFVGEVARTLAPVAIEDLSADASLALIVKTYGIRSMLGVPLTVGTRLVGVAHVDYLFSHRFAHEDVKRIRTMAAQAALAIDHVRLVQAERAMAETRRESFRALLQQERLASVGRLSAGLAHELNNPLGAIALHAEILASFLDTPELAGAPARPHLLEATSVISREVFRCKALIRQLLDFSRRPALRYERVNIEVPIAEALGLAELEVRGARQRIVRHASERPAIVWGDPSMLRLLMLSLVVNALDAAPGGGAVTVATALIAPATVQISVAPVAASTDGTGISLGLTVSQRIAEEHGGQIEVESRDPEQRPRAVVRLPLLIEGERG